A portion of the Acidobacteriota bacterium genome contains these proteins:
- a CDS encoding NADH-quinone oxidoreductase subunit N, which yields MDPSWPLMIEGWLFALLLVVFVLGLLRRQANDALAGWITLAGLVGISVAAWNAEPGRVALEGTFVLDELSLFGKRLFLVASVLSVLATQAMTHASFRRRGTEYYVAFLASLLGMLVLASARDLIVLFVAFELMSIPLYFLTGFLKGDKAAPEGAMKFFLVGSISSAVILYGLSFVYGAAGTTDMSAIPPLVATANPLMLLGLALMLGGLGFKIAAVPFHMWVPDTYEAANTPFVAWISIAPKTAGFLAIFRLYVEGVGEGAVLWVPIVSVLAGVTIVAGNLMAIPQSNIKRLLAYSGVAHIGYLLLGLAAMSVSGVGMVLFYLVAYLFGNMGAFFVVQAVAASEGSDEIEKYQGLARRSPVLALSLLLFLLSLGGIPFMAGFWAKLFIFWAVVEQGMYWLAFLGAVLTVVALYYYLVVARRMYIEAPTNPAPIPVPAVLMVAIGGCVAGILIMGVYPEPWVRAFMRVAMTLFSTI from the coding sequence ATGGATCCTTCCTGGCCCCTCATGATTGAAGGCTGGCTGTTCGCGCTGTTGCTGGTGGTGTTTGTCCTCGGCCTCCTCAGGCGGCAGGCAAACGATGCATTGGCGGGGTGGATCACGCTGGCAGGCCTGGTGGGCATTTCTGTGGCCGCCTGGAATGCGGAGCCCGGTCGGGTGGCGCTTGAAGGCACGTTTGTGCTCGACGAGTTGTCGCTGTTTGGCAAGCGCCTGTTCCTGGTGGCCAGTGTGCTGAGTGTGCTGGCCACGCAGGCGATGACCCACGCGTCGTTCCGGAGGCGCGGCACCGAGTACTACGTGGCGTTCCTCGCGTCGCTGCTGGGGATGCTCGTGCTGGCATCCGCGCGCGACCTGATCGTGTTGTTTGTCGCGTTTGAGTTGATGTCGATTCCGCTGTATTTCCTGACGGGGTTCCTGAAAGGCGACAAGGCCGCGCCTGAAGGCGCGATGAAGTTCTTCCTCGTCGGCAGCATCTCGTCGGCGGTCATTCTGTACGGACTGTCGTTTGTGTATGGCGCGGCCGGCACCACTGATATGTCAGCCATCCCGCCACTGGTGGCGACGGCGAATCCGCTGATGTTGCTCGGGCTCGCGCTGATGCTGGGCGGCCTCGGGTTCAAGATTGCAGCGGTGCCATTCCATATGTGGGTGCCCGACACCTACGAGGCCGCGAACACGCCGTTCGTCGCGTGGATATCCATCGCGCCGAAGACGGCCGGGTTCCTCGCCATCTTCCGCCTCTATGTGGAAGGTGTGGGCGAGGGGGCAGTCCTCTGGGTGCCGATCGTGTCTGTGCTGGCCGGAGTGACCATCGTTGCCGGCAACCTGATGGCCATTCCGCAGTCCAACATCAAGCGGCTGCTCGCGTACTCCGGCGTGGCGCACATCGGATATCTGCTGCTGGGCCTGGCTGCCATGTCGGTGTCGGGCGTGGGGATGGTGCTGTTTTATCTGGTGGCGTACCTCTTCGGCAACATGGGTGCATTTTTCGTGGTGCAGGCCGTGGCGGCGTCGGAGGGCAGCGACGAGATTGAGAAGTACCAGGGTCTGGCGCGCCGGTCGCCGGTGTTGGCGCTGAGCCTGTTGCTCTTCCTGTTGTCGCTGGGCGGCATCCCGTTCATGGCCGGGTTCTGGGCCAAGCTCTTCATCTTCTGGGCCGTGGTGGAGCAGGGGATGTACTGGCTCGCGTTTCTGGGTGCCGTACTCACGGTGGTGGCGCTCTACTACTACCTGGTGGTGGCGCGGCGGATGTACATCGAGGCGCCCACGAACCCTGCGCCCATTCCCGTTCCCGCGGTGCTGATGGTGGCCATCGGCGGATGTGTGGCCGGCATTCTCATCATGGGCGTCTATCCAGAGCCGTGGGTGCGCGCGTTCATGCGCGTGGCGATGACGCTCTTTTCGACCATCTGA
- a CDS encoding class I SAM-dependent methyltransferase: MTTRARKYQNFWEGVGKGFPDLGGAASTRYYAQNEERLFTEHFPALEGLTILKTDLWDEAKNTRILLWAAQQGARAFGIDISEPTVRQARAAFAGQPNARPLQGVAGDVRDIPFKDDSFDAVYSMGTIEHFDATERAVAEMARVLKPGGRAIIGVPNRHDPFLRPALATVMQWLGLYAYGYEKSYSRRKLRTMLERAGFTVVAETSILFIPGWLRMLDLACHSWCRPLSAITGALVWPFVQLDARVPAVRRHGYLLATVVTKTR; encoded by the coding sequence ATGACCACCCGAGCACGCAAATACCAGAACTTCTGGGAAGGAGTTGGCAAGGGTTTTCCCGACCTCGGCGGCGCCGCGTCCACGCGCTACTACGCGCAAAATGAAGAACGGCTCTTCACCGAGCATTTCCCTGCGCTTGAGGGGCTGACGATTCTCAAAACCGACTTGTGGGATGAGGCCAAGAACACCCGCATTCTCTTGTGGGCCGCCCAGCAGGGTGCGCGTGCCTTCGGCATCGACATCTCCGAACCCACCGTCCGGCAGGCACGCGCCGCCTTCGCGGGCCAGCCTAACGCCCGGCCCCTGCAAGGTGTCGCCGGCGATGTGCGGGACATTCCCTTCAAGGACGATAGTTTTGATGCGGTCTATTCGATGGGCACGATCGAACACTTCGATGCCACCGAGCGCGCGGTGGCGGAGATGGCCCGCGTCCTCAAGCCGGGTGGGCGCGCCATCATCGGTGTGCCGAATCGCCACGACCCGTTTCTGCGGCCGGCGCTGGCCACGGTCATGCAGTGGCTGGGGCTTTATGCCTATGGTTACGAAAAATCCTATTCGCGGCGCAAGCTCCGGACCATGCTCGAACGCGCGGGTTTCACCGTCGTCGCCGAGACCTCAATCCTCTTCATCCCCGGGTGGCTGAGGATGCTGGACCTTGCCTGCCACTCGTGGTGCCGGCCGCTGTCGGCGATCACCGGCGCGCTGGTGTGGCCCTTCGTGCAACTCGATGCGCGGGTGCCCGCCGTGCGCCGCCACGGTTATCTGCTGGCAACGGTGGTGACCAAGACGCGCTGA
- a CDS encoding S-adenosylmethionine decarboxylase, with protein sequence MQTASHHFPDNGLTSVLILAESHAVLHSWPESGTAHLDIFSCSARLDSRGAIAEMARALGAASVSIQEVPRADGHRRAAASA encoded by the coding sequence GTGCAAACCGCATCGCATCATTTTCCCGACAACGGTCTCACGTCGGTGCTGATTCTCGCGGAGTCACACGCGGTGCTGCACTCATGGCCCGAGAGTGGGACGGCGCATCTCGACATTTTCTCGTGCTCGGCACGACTCGACAGCCGTGGGGCCATCGCCGAAATGGCACGCGCTCTGGGAGCAGCGAGCGTGTCGATTCAGGAGGTCCCGCGTGCCGACGGCCACCGCCGAGCTGCTGCCTCAGCCTAG
- a CDS encoding putative Ig domain-containing protein: MPPTLPNGIVAAAYNQVITGSGGTAPYAFGVSSGVLPAGTTLSAAGVLAGTPTAAATSIATIRGTDANGCFAEVVYTIVIAPAVPPPPVCPVITLLPPTLPNGIVAVAYNQAITGSGGTAPYTFGVTSGVLPTGLTLTGTGVLSGTPTTAATSTVTIRGTDANGCFAEVVLTIVIAPAVPPPPVCPVITLSPPTLPNGIVGVGYSQTITGNGGTAPYTFGVTSGALPAGLTLTSAGVLSGTPTTVGTTSVTIRGTDANGCFAEVVYTMIELPAEVPPCLVPITFDPATFGPITAGVFFSQAFIGSLGTPAYVFTVVSGALPTGMTLSPAGVLSGTPTSAGDYTFTIGATDALLCVFERSYTATVIVAVPTLPQIFMVLLAVGLIGLGYVRLRRNSTHRLA, encoded by the coding sequence TTGCCGCCGACGCTACCGAACGGGATCGTCGCGGCGGCGTATAACCAGGTGATCACGGGCAGCGGAGGCACCGCGCCGTACGCCTTCGGTGTGTCGAGCGGCGTGCTGCCAGCGGGTACCACGCTGTCCGCCGCCGGCGTCCTGGCCGGAACGCCCACGGCTGCCGCGACCTCGATAGCGACCATCCGCGGCACCGACGCCAACGGCTGTTTCGCCGAGGTGGTGTATACGATCGTCATCGCGCCGGCCGTACCGCCACCGCCTGTGTGTCCGGTGATCACATTGTTGCCGCCGACGCTGCCGAACGGCATCGTCGCGGTGGCGTATAACCAGGCGATCACGGGCAGCGGAGGCACCGCGCCCTACACCTTCGGTGTGACGAGCGGCGTGTTGCCGACGGGCCTGACGCTGACCGGCACCGGCGTGTTGTCGGGCACGCCGACGACTGCGGCCACCTCCACCGTCACGATTCGCGGCACCGACGCCAACGGCTGCTTCGCGGAGGTGGTGTTGACGATCGTGATCGCACCGGCCGTACCGCCGCCGCCCGTGTGTCCGGTGATCACGTTGTCGCCGCCGACGCTACCGAACGGCATCGTCGGGGTGGGGTATAGCCAGACGATTACCGGCAACGGTGGCACCGCGCCGTACACCTTCGGCGTGACGAGCGGTGCGCTGCCGGCGGGACTGACTCTGACTTCGGCGGGCGTGTTGTCGGGGACACCGACGACCGTCGGTACCACGTCCGTGACGATTCGTGGGACGGACGCCAATGGCTGTTTCGCCGAAGTGGTCTACACGATGATCGAGCTACCTGCAGAGGTGCCTCCGTGTCTGGTGCCGATCACATTTGACCCGGCGACGTTTGGCCCGATCACCGCGGGGGTCTTTTTCAGTCAGGCGTTTATTGGCAGCCTGGGGACACCTGCGTATGTGTTTACGGTCGTATCAGGCGCCCTGCCCACGGGCATGACGCTCTCTCCGGCTGGTGTGCTCTCGGGCACTCCCACGTCCGCAGGCGACTACACATTCACCATTGGCGCGACCGATGCCTTGTTGTGCGTGTTTGAGCGCTCGTACACAGCAACGGTTATCGTCGCGGTGCCGACGCTGCCGCAGATCTTCATGGTGCTGCTGGCTGTGGGGCTGATCGGCCTGGGATATGTGCGGCTCCGCCGGAACTCGACGCATCGTCTCGCATAG
- a CDS encoding VWA domain-containing protein: protein MRVSKAVGLCASLAALWALRVLATSAAGPLQQDQRFAFSTGATLVEVVAFVSDKNGRPINGLTREDFALEEDGVRQDITHFSFVELPRNTVSAAQASAPAPPVGTDVAGNQTGSGRSYVIVLDAQHVHPLRTGSVKQQAKKFINTYVEAGDAVAVVTVGGPGNQSFTSDKARLIRAVDMFVGGKSRSATLNKIETVMRAADDGPPRDYEAATKAADARTLFDSIRTISNSFGVVPGRRRSIILFSEGIELDMTDMIGTTAANGGAQQSASSQASSYAADLLLSQRAMYDSARKSNVSLYTVNPRGTSIGEDDMMRAAGPPASPGRSGNTATPPPTRDIQQEVQRSQGVLRNFADQTGGFAVVNSTDFDRGFNRIADANSTYYVLGYSPKNAAVNERYRKISVQVGRPGVSVSARPGYFPVGPAAASASAPPAGLNLKGASPWMQALLVSALPVSGLGMQVVGTPIGLRGQDHVVSVVVELQSSGFRFIEEGDSIRNEIEVGFVAIDSDGNIRAGRSSTGTLRLPKTARAAVSDGLRYVMEIPLPNQSYQIRVGAIESGGGTAGSAVLDLDLTAAEDRLAPAGIVVGVYGDSVPTTGEYPVMKSLLTAVPTASRRFSADQRLAVYVPFRGPLPKQGPPAAVIVTVRRPDGTVVFNSPATLAKSGNALGTSVHGTVIDLPLTGLAPGHYSLGVEVVNGGKAEAIAPISFEVSARR from the coding sequence ATGCGAGTGTCGAAGGCCGTTGGCCTGTGCGCGTCCCTGGCAGCGCTGTGGGCGCTTCGCGTCCTGGCAACATCGGCAGCGGGTCCCCTTCAGCAGGATCAGCGCTTCGCGTTCAGCACTGGCGCGACGCTCGTCGAAGTCGTCGCGTTCGTCTCGGACAAGAACGGCCGTCCCATCAATGGCCTGACGCGCGAAGATTTCGCGCTTGAGGAGGACGGCGTTCGACAGGACATCACCCACTTCTCATTCGTCGAACTGCCCCGCAACACGGTGAGCGCGGCTCAAGCGTCTGCGCCGGCGCCTCCAGTGGGAACTGATGTGGCCGGCAATCAGACTGGAAGCGGACGGTCGTATGTGATCGTCCTTGATGCTCAGCATGTCCATCCCCTGCGCACGGGCAGCGTCAAGCAACAGGCGAAGAAGTTCATCAATACCTACGTTGAAGCGGGCGATGCGGTCGCCGTGGTGACAGTCGGAGGGCCAGGGAATCAATCATTCACCAGCGACAAAGCCCGATTGATCCGGGCCGTCGATATGTTTGTTGGCGGGAAGAGTCGTTCCGCCACCCTGAACAAGATCGAAACGGTGATGCGCGCCGCCGATGACGGCCCTCCGCGCGACTACGAGGCCGCGACCAAGGCCGCCGATGCCCGCACCTTGTTCGACAGCATTCGTACGATCTCCAACAGCTTTGGCGTGGTGCCCGGTCGGCGACGGTCGATTATTCTGTTTTCGGAAGGCATCGAACTCGACATGACCGACATGATTGGGACGACCGCCGCAAACGGCGGAGCCCAACAGAGCGCGTCAAGCCAAGCATCGAGTTACGCGGCAGACCTCTTGTTGTCGCAGCGGGCCATGTACGACTCCGCCAGGAAGAGCAATGTGTCGCTCTACACGGTAAATCCGCGTGGAACGAGCATTGGCGAAGACGACATGATGCGGGCCGCCGGGCCGCCTGCGAGCCCGGGCCGCTCCGGTAACACCGCGACTCCTCCGCCGACCAGGGACATTCAGCAGGAGGTGCAACGCAGCCAGGGAGTCTTGCGGAACTTCGCAGACCAGACTGGCGGCTTTGCCGTGGTCAATTCCACGGATTTCGATCGCGGCTTCAATCGGATCGCCGACGCGAACAGCACCTATTACGTCCTTGGATACTCTCCGAAGAATGCGGCCGTCAATGAACGATACCGAAAAATCTCTGTTCAGGTAGGCCGCCCTGGCGTGTCTGTATCCGCGAGGCCGGGTTACTTTCCAGTGGGCCCCGCAGCCGCATCAGCGAGTGCTCCGCCGGCCGGTCTGAATCTCAAAGGCGCGAGCCCCTGGATGCAGGCGCTTCTGGTCAGTGCCCTGCCAGTCTCCGGTCTGGGGATGCAAGTCGTGGGCACCCCGATCGGGCTCCGCGGTCAGGACCATGTTGTTTCCGTCGTTGTCGAATTGCAGTCGTCCGGCTTTCGTTTCATTGAGGAGGGCGACTCCATTCGGAACGAAATCGAAGTGGGGTTTGTCGCTATTGATTCGGACGGAAACATTCGAGCCGGGAGATCTTCAACCGGCACGCTCCGACTCCCAAAGACCGCGCGCGCCGCGGTGTCGGACGGACTGCGCTACGTCATGGAAATCCCTCTCCCGAACCAGAGTTACCAGATACGGGTGGGCGCGATCGAGTCAGGTGGTGGAACCGCGGGCTCCGCCGTTCTCGATCTCGATTTGACTGCTGCGGAGGATCGCCTGGCTCCGGCGGGAATTGTCGTCGGCGTCTACGGTGACAGCGTGCCGACCACCGGCGAGTATCCGGTGATGAAGTCCCTGCTCACCGCGGTGCCAACGGCATCTCGACGTTTCAGTGCCGATCAGCGGTTAGCTGTCTACGTGCCGTTCCGTGGCCCCCTGCCGAAGCAGGGGCCGCCGGCCGCGGTGATCGTGACGGTCCGCCGCCCGGATGGAACCGTCGTATTCAACAGCCCGGCCACCCTGGCGAAGTCTGGCAACGCCCTCGGGACGAGCGTCCACGGAACGGTAATCGACCTGCCGCTGACTGGACTGGCGCCCGGCCACTACTCGCTGGGCGTAGAAGTGGTCAACGGCGGCAAGGCCGAGGCGATCGCCCCGATATCGTTCGAAGTCTCAGCGCGCCGCTGA
- a CDS encoding tyrosine-type recombinase/integrase, whose translation MPTVNLTARLVASIKPSKARTEYFDSAMPGLALRVTPTGAKSWTVLYRHRGRLRRLTLGSESVVTLAAARDRARDELHGVTKGADPATVKQDGRKAETIADLADTYIERWAKPRKRSWKADDNLLRKKILPAWKQRAIRDITRQDVIRLVDGVAETAPIVANRVAALLSKMFAFALDRDLVTASPAVRIPRPGTEQARDRVLTEDELRALWKAFSALEPPMAAFYKLRLVTAQRGGEVASMRWRDVDLESAWWTIPSASSKNKLAHRVPLSQTALDLITALQHDKSKPEDFVLEGARGKRQQAEAAAMLPVKDFRGHDLRRTAASLMVGSGVSRLTVSKILNHVERSVTAVYDRHSYDAEKRAALDGWALSLASIGIAKKPKGAAVVRFRRRSAR comes from the coding sequence ATGCCCACGGTGAATTTGACGGCGCGTCTGGTGGCCAGCATCAAGCCGAGCAAAGCGCGCACGGAGTACTTCGACAGCGCGATGCCGGGTCTCGCGTTGCGCGTGACGCCAACCGGCGCGAAGTCCTGGACGGTGTTGTATCGGCATCGCGGCCGGCTGCGACGCCTGACACTGGGCAGTGAAAGTGTCGTCACGCTGGCCGCAGCTCGCGATCGTGCGCGTGACGAACTGCATGGCGTGACGAAGGGCGCCGATCCAGCGACGGTGAAGCAGGACGGTCGCAAGGCTGAGACGATCGCCGACCTGGCCGACACCTACATCGAACGGTGGGCAAAGCCACGGAAACGATCATGGAAGGCCGATGACAACCTCCTGCGGAAGAAGATCCTCCCGGCTTGGAAGCAACGGGCGATCAGGGACATCACACGTCAGGACGTGATCCGGTTGGTCGATGGCGTGGCTGAGACCGCGCCTATCGTGGCCAATCGCGTGGCGGCGCTGCTCTCGAAGATGTTTGCGTTCGCGCTCGACCGCGACCTCGTGACGGCGAGTCCGGCGGTTCGGATTCCGCGACCAGGGACGGAGCAAGCGCGCGATCGGGTGTTGACCGAGGACGAACTGCGGGCGCTCTGGAAGGCGTTCAGCGCGCTCGAGCCGCCGATGGCCGCGTTCTACAAGCTGCGCCTGGTGACCGCGCAGCGGGGCGGGGAAGTGGCGTCGATGCGCTGGCGTGACGTGGACCTGGAGTCCGCGTGGTGGACCATTCCCTCGGCCAGCAGCAAGAACAAACTGGCGCACCGCGTGCCTCTTTCTCAGACGGCCCTGGACTTGATCACAGCGCTTCAGCATGACAAATCGAAGCCGGAAGACTTCGTGTTGGAAGGGGCGCGCGGGAAACGGCAACAGGCTGAGGCGGCGGCGATGCTCCCGGTGAAAGACTTTCGCGGCCATGACTTGCGTCGCACAGCGGCGAGCCTGATGGTCGGATCGGGTGTCTCGCGCCTCACCGTGTCGAAGATACTGAATCACGTCGAACGCTCGGTGACGGCCGTTTATGATCGGCACAGTTACGACGCGGAGAAACGCGCAGCGCTCGACGGCTGGGCCCTTTCCCTCGCGAGCATTGGGATTGCCAAGAAGCCGAAGGGTGCGGCCGTAGTGCGGTTCCGGCGCCGGTCGGCCCGATGA
- a CDS encoding DUF262 domain-containing protein → MRIETVQRPLRELVRSFTTGTILLPQFQRDYVWKPKKIRNLLDSLLQEYPIGGFYLWRPAGAALDPKPKHLNGGAQLPPAEFWGYLIDGQQRLTSLEAAYALYSGEDRNGVELRCYLDLAATNVERRRDTKLFVSYGGHRAVARRVDEGDQTLIPVSSFFEKMDKAAEHEQDRETEELLNAGGWSKRRIQDGLQRLDQARRMLDQQVPCTTVYEVSDDQAVEVFSRLNKGGTPLKQGDVTAAGLARGKTVTVLKDMREFVSGERPRRLGFSFSFAFRALVIFHRGTAQFSSLKHDWMDAPGSDGRTLHQSWKSAQKAVDSALVFADERMGWSRRLLLPSANALIVLAAA, encoded by the coding sequence TTGAGAATCGAGACCGTTCAGCGACCGCTTCGTGAACTCGTCCGGTCGTTCACCACTGGCACGATCCTGCTTCCACAATTCCAACGGGACTACGTGTGGAAGCCAAAGAAGATTCGCAACCTACTCGACTCCCTGTTGCAGGAATACCCGATCGGCGGCTTCTATCTGTGGCGGCCCGCTGGCGCGGCCCTCGACCCCAAGCCCAAACACCTCAATGGTGGTGCTCAACTTCCTCCCGCAGAGTTCTGGGGATATTTGATCGATGGCCAGCAGCGACTCACGAGCCTCGAGGCAGCCTACGCCCTCTATTCCGGCGAAGATAGAAACGGCGTGGAGCTGAGGTGTTACTTGGATCTTGCCGCGACGAACGTCGAGCGCCGCCGCGATACGAAGCTGTTTGTTTCATACGGCGGCCACCGAGCTGTCGCGCGCCGTGTGGACGAGGGGGACCAGACACTCATCCCAGTTTCCAGTTTCTTCGAAAAAATGGATAAGGCTGCCGAGCATGAACAGGATCGCGAGACAGAGGAGCTGCTCAATGCCGGTGGCTGGAGCAAGCGACGAATTCAGGACGGGCTTCAACGCTTGGATCAGGCGAGAAGGATGCTCGATCAGCAGGTCCCTTGCACGACTGTGTATGAGGTGTCAGACGATCAAGCGGTTGAGGTGTTTAGCCGGCTGAACAAGGGAGGGACGCCTCTGAAACAGGGTGATGTCACCGCTGCGGGACTGGCGCGGGGTAAGACTGTCACCGTGCTCAAAGACATGCGGGAGTTTGTCTCCGGTGAGCGACCGCGACGGCTTGGGTTCAGTTTCTCGTTTGCATTTCGTGCTCTTGTGATCTTCCATCGAGGGACAGCCCAGTTCTCGTCGTTGAAGCACGACTGGATGGACGCTCCAGGTTCTGATGGCCGGACGCTGCACCAGTCGTGGAAGTCTGCACAGAAGGCGGTCGACTCCGCACTGGTTTTTGCGGACGAGCGAATGGGCTGGTCGCGGCGGCTCCTCCTTCCTTCTGCTAACGCGCTGATAGTGCTCGCCGCCGCCTAG
- a CDS encoding HNH endonuclease, which yields MTGYIANTDRGWFDFLRLQPPQEEVNFWSPSAHSVFRGPVGSPFFFKLKSPDNAIGGYGVVSWADRMPEWLAWECFGQGNGAPNLVAMQAQIERLRKSSDIQGRESLDQIGCIILSRPVFFPPELWIPQPIDWKKNNLRYAGYDLATGEGARVWRECQLRVEGLTAVLEADRYGQPVLIAPRLGQGTFRLAVTKAYGGACAMTGEHSLPVLEAAHIKAYGADGEHEVRNGILLRSDVHKLFDRGYMTVTPEHRVEVSRQFKEHFSNGKSYYPLHGAAVALPQRQVDLPDAAFLQWHNEHVFRA from the coding sequence ATGACCGGCTATATCGCCAACACCGACAGAGGTTGGTTCGACTTCCTCCGGTTGCAACCGCCTCAGGAGGAAGTCAATTTCTGGAGTCCTTCGGCACACAGTGTCTTCAGAGGGCCTGTTGGCAGCCCGTTTTTCTTCAAGCTGAAGTCTCCGGACAACGCGATTGGCGGATACGGCGTCGTGTCGTGGGCTGACCGAATGCCGGAGTGGCTGGCATGGGAGTGCTTTGGCCAGGGCAACGGCGCCCCTAACCTTGTGGCGATGCAGGCGCAGATCGAACGGCTCCGAAAGAGCAGCGACATTCAGGGGCGGGAATCCCTCGACCAGATCGGATGCATCATCCTTTCGCGTCCTGTGTTCTTCCCGCCAGAGCTTTGGATTCCGCAGCCGATCGATTGGAAGAAGAACAACCTGCGCTATGCAGGCTATGACCTGGCGACCGGCGAAGGCGCTCGCGTGTGGCGCGAGTGCCAGTTGCGTGTTGAGGGGTTGACTGCAGTCCTGGAGGCCGACCGGTACGGGCAGCCTGTTCTCATCGCGCCAAGGCTCGGGCAAGGCACTTTTCGCCTTGCAGTCACGAAGGCGTATGGCGGGGCGTGTGCGATGACGGGCGAGCATTCCCTACCAGTGCTGGAGGCGGCTCACATCAAGGCGTACGGGGCCGATGGCGAGCACGAGGTGCGCAACGGCATTCTGCTCCGGTCCGACGTGCACAAACTATTTGACCGCGGATACATGACTGTGACCCCGGAACATCGAGTTGAGGTGAGCCGGCAGTTTAAGGAACACTTCAGTAACGGCAAGTCGTACTATCCGCTGCACGGCGCCGCGGTCGCATTGCCGCAGCGGCAGGTCGATCTGCCAGATGCCGCTTTCCTTCAGTGGCACAACGAGCATGTGTTCCGCGCATGA